In one Trichocoleus desertorum ATA4-8-CV12 genomic region, the following are encoded:
- the trpD gene encoding anthranilate phosphoribosyltransferase, producing MFDEYLNRVRSGESFSEKEAAAIAWDIFESNVNDRAVADFLVALAEKGETAAEVAGFASELVRRALPVNAPATCVDLCGTGGSDLARFNVSTAAAFVAASCGVPIAKHGNRGSRRPNGAFDLLEALGIPIELPPKLIEECLAQVGVAFIFARMYHPGMKRVTEARKLAGRRTIFNLIGPLSNPARVTHQLIGTADAARLRVLGEALQRIGRTRALVVYGDPGIDEFSVSGESVVLEVTPNEIVESKFQLSEVGIERVDYAELPTGDCHNNAIVFYQLLDDKAPKGIRDMVALNAGAVLYLSGYTRTIAEGYRAASDAIGDGRMKEKFVTLKDYLADNVR from the coding sequence GTGTTCGACGAATACCTGAATAGAGTCCGAAGCGGTGAAAGCTTCTCCGAAAAAGAAGCGGCTGCGATTGCCTGGGACATCTTCGAATCTAACGTTAACGATAGGGCCGTCGCTGACTTCCTTGTGGCGCTGGCCGAGAAGGGTGAAACAGCAGCCGAAGTTGCTGGTTTTGCCAGTGAGTTGGTTCGTAGAGCCTTACCTGTAAATGCCCCTGCAACTTGTGTGGATCTCTGTGGTACCGGTGGTAGTGATCTAGCAAGGTTTAACGTCTCGACAGCCGCTGCGTTTGTCGCAGCGTCATGTGGGGTGCCAATTGCCAAACACGGTAACCGGGGATCTCGCCGTCCAAACGGTGCATTTGACTTACTCGAAGCCCTAGGGATTCCAATTGAGCTGCCTCCGAAGTTGATTGAAGAGTGCTTGGCGCAGGTGGGTGTCGCGTTCATCTTCGCTCGAATGTATCATCCCGGTATGAAGCGCGTCACGGAAGCACGGAAACTTGCAGGACGTCGAACAATATTCAATCTGATCGGTCCGCTATCTAATCCAGCAAGGGTAACTCACCAGCTCATAGGTACAGCGGACGCGGCAAGGTTACGGGTTCTCGGTGAGGCGCTCCAACGAATTGGGCGCACCAGGGCTTTGGTAGTCTACGGTGATCCGGGTATTGACGAATTCTCGGTCTCGGGTGAGTCAGTTGTCCTTGAGGTGACACCAAACGAAATCGTTGAGTCCAAGTTCCAACTCTCTGAGGTGGGTATTGAGCGGGTTGATTACGCTGAACTCCCGACAGGGGATTGCCATAACAATGCGATCGTGTTTTACCAGCTCTTGGACGACAAGGCTCCTAAAGGTATACGTGACATGGTTGCTCTTAACGCTGGCGCTGTACTCTACTTAAGTGGATACACTCGCACGATTGCTGAAGGATATCGTGCTGCATCTGATGCGATCGGCGATGGCCGTATGAAGGAAAAGTTCGTG
- a CDS encoding phytanoyl-CoA dioxygenase family protein, which yields MTNYVHVIERDGFTVVPNILDFGLISLLIEHLTQVPIDHAVSRRSGGAYGIRNLLNLVPLTRDIANSQALRLLVEPILGRKAQVVRGIFFDKTVEANWKVAWHQDLTIAVRERIDVEDYGPWSVKAGIVHVQPPVAILENMLTIRVHLDDTDELNGALRVIPGSHKAGRLLAEEIRDWKEKRNSVTCRLERGGAMIMRPLLLHSSSAAIDPGHRRVLHLEYCSAKLPDVLKWHEA from the coding sequence ATGACTAATTACGTTCATGTGATTGAAAGGGATGGATTCACCGTCGTCCCAAATATCCTAGATTTTGGGCTGATCTCGTTACTCATTGAACATCTAACACAAGTCCCTATTGATCATGCAGTGAGTCGTAGAAGTGGCGGAGCCTACGGAATTAGGAATCTCCTTAATCTGGTTCCGCTTACAAGAGATATCGCAAACAGCCAAGCCCTTCGCCTTTTGGTCGAGCCGATTCTTGGTAGGAAAGCACAAGTTGTCCGCGGCATCTTTTTCGATAAGACAGTGGAAGCAAATTGGAAAGTGGCATGGCATCAGGATCTAACTATTGCTGTTCGTGAACGGATTGATGTGGAGGATTATGGTCCCTGGTCGGTGAAAGCAGGTATTGTCCATGTGCAGCCACCAGTTGCTATTTTGGAGAACATGCTGACCATCAGAGTTCATTTGGATGATACAGATGAGTTGAATGGAGCATTGCGCGTCATTCCTGGCTCACACAAGGCAGGGCGTCTGCTAGCTGAAGAGATTCGGGATTGGAAAGAAAAGAGAAATAGCGTCACGTGCAGACTAGAAAGAGGCGGAGCCATGATAATGCGTCCACTACTCTTGCACTCATCTTCAGCAGCTATAGATCCAGGACACAGGCGCGTGCTGCATCTTGAGTATTGTTCAGCAAAGTTGCCGGATGTGCTGAAATGGCATGAGGCTTAA